From the genome of Flavobacterium luteolum, one region includes:
- a CDS encoding HAD hydrolase-like protein, whose amino-acid sequence MELIVFDMAGTTVQDENKVGLTLQTALKEFGYEFSIEEINVVMGYEKPVAISILINDENVDASLINKIHQSFVEKMIAYYKQSNEVQATPNAYETIQYLRNNGIKVAFDTGFSRPIADAIFEKLNWKQGIDFDFSITSDEVEHGRPYPDMIFKAMEHFNISDASQVGKVGDTMSDLQQGENAKCGLVVGVTTGAYSREELQNHYHNYIIDNLSELKNNL is encoded by the coding sequence ATGGAATTAATTGTATTTGACATGGCTGGTACTACAGTCCAAGACGAAAATAAAGTTGGCTTAACATTACAGACTGCTTTAAAAGAATTTGGTTATGAATTTTCTATCGAAGAAATCAATGTTGTAATGGGATATGAAAAACCAGTTGCCATTTCGATTTTAATAAATGACGAAAATGTAGATGCATCTTTAATAAATAAAATTCACCAATCGTTTGTAGAGAAAATGATTGCGTACTACAAACAAAGCAACGAAGTTCAGGCTACACCAAATGCTTATGAAACCATTCAGTACTTAAGAAACAACGGAATCAAAGTAGCTTTTGATACTGGATTTTCAAGACCAATTGCCGATGCTATTTTCGAAAAACTAAACTGGAAACAAGGAATTGATTTTGATTTCAGCATTACTTCAGACGAAGTAGAACACGGACGCCCTTATCCAGATATGATTTTCAAAGCAATGGAACATTTTAATATTTCTGACGCTTCACAAGTCGGAAAAGTAGGCGATACCATGTCTGATCTTCAGCAGGGAGAAAATGCAAAATGCGGACTTGTGGTTGGAGTTACAACTGGAGCTTACAGCAGAGAAGAACTTCAAAACCACTATCACAATTATATTATTGATAACCTTTCAGAGTTAAAAAACAATCTTTAA
- a CDS encoding helix-turn-helix domain-containing protein: MEGVVILEISKRIKQYRTEKGFTLQELADLSGVTKGMISQIENGRSIPSLTVLLSIVTALQINLSEFFKDISQEEELVIIKRKDAYDQFQKEGSSGFLYERFLTRTIKNSTVDIVFLTLEPNSYRDQVTTDAYEYKYILSGEVDYLIANETYTLKEGDSLFFDGRLKHVPLNKSSKPCKMLIVYFFDN; this comes from the coding sequence ATGGAAGGAGTTGTAATTTTAGAGATTAGCAAACGCATCAAACAATATAGAACCGAGAAAGGCTTTACGTTACAGGAACTTGCCGATTTAAGCGGGGTCACAAAAGGAATGATTTCGCAGATCGAGAACGGAAGAAGTATTCCGTCGCTAACCGTTCTTTTAAGTATAGTAACTGCTTTACAGATTAACCTCAGCGAATTCTTTAAAGATATTAGTCAAGAAGAAGAATTGGTTATTATAAAGAGAAAAGATGCTTACGATCAGTTTCAAAAAGAAGGTTCAAGCGGATTTTTATACGAACGTTTTTTAACGCGCACCATAAAAAATTCAACAGTCGATATTGTATTTCTAACTTTGGAACCTAACAGCTACAGAGATCAAGTTACTACAGATGCCTATGAATACAAGTATATTTTATCTGGAGAAGTAGATTATCTTATAGCCAACGAAACCTATACTTTAAAAGAAGGAGATTCTCTGTTTTTTGATGGAAGATTAAAACACGTGCCTTTAAACAAAAGCTCTAAGCCATGTAAAATGCTGATCGTTTATTTTTTTGATAATTAA
- a CDS encoding MFS transporter encodes MPQNEKSIYTLQFILLCLSSLLFSSSFNMMIPELPNYLSSLGGAEYKGLIISLFTLTAAISRPFSGKLTDKWGRVPVMAIGSSVCVVCGFLYPILSSVSGFLLLRLVHGFSTGFKPTSTSAYVADIIPQHRWGEALGMHGLCFSIGGAMGPALGSMIVNAYGMNAMFYSSSFLAFLSIIIVFNMKETLATKEKLNKSMFYIGRNDIVDRNVFPAGIITFLSYTAFGLILTLIPDWSEHLGATNKGLFFTAFTVASVMVRFGAGKVSDRHGRPKVIMAGLIITSIALFVISAGRDINMLLVGAGIYGVGTGILSPAISAWTIDMSNPEHRGKAVATMYISMELGIGSGALLGGTYYNDQINRIPQIIRFDILVLVLGIVYLTYWARNKRRIKA; translated from the coding sequence ATGCCACAAAACGAAAAATCAATCTATACTTTACAGTTCATTTTACTTTGCTTAAGTTCTTTACTGTTTTCATCAAGTTTTAATATGATGATACCTGAACTTCCAAATTATTTAAGCAGTCTTGGAGGAGCAGAATACAAAGGGCTTATTATCTCATTGTTTACATTAACAGCTGCAATTTCCCGTCCGTTTAGTGGTAAGCTTACCGATAAATGGGGACGTGTTCCTGTTATGGCAATAGGTTCTTCGGTATGTGTGGTATGCGGATTTTTGTATCCTATTTTAAGTTCTGTTTCAGGGTTCTTGCTTTTGCGTTTAGTTCATGGTTTTTCGACAGGATTTAAACCTACGTCAACATCAGCTTATGTGGCAGATATTATTCCGCAGCATAGATGGGGTGAAGCACTCGGAATGCACGGATTATGTTTTAGTATTGGCGGAGCAATGGGACCAGCATTAGGCAGTATGATTGTGAATGCTTATGGAATGAATGCAATGTTTTACAGTTCGTCATTTCTGGCTTTTTTATCGATTATTATTGTTTTTAATATGAAAGAAACGCTGGCGACAAAAGAGAAATTGAACAAATCTATGTTTTATATTGGACGAAATGATATTGTAGATAGAAATGTGTTCCCAGCAGGAATTATCACTTTTCTTTCGTACACCGCATTCGGACTCATTTTAACTTTAATTCCAGATTGGAGTGAACATTTAGGCGCAACGAATAAAGGATTGTTTTTTACAGCTTTTACAGTAGCGTCGGTTATGGTGCGTTTTGGTGCAGGAAAAGTTTCCGATAGACATGGACGTCCAAAAGTAATCATGGCTGGATTAATCATAACTTCAATCGCACTTTTTGTAATAAGTGCGGGAAGAGATATCAATATGTTATTAGTCGGAGCCGGAATTTACGGAGTTGGTACCGGTATTTTATCACCAGCGATTAGTGCATGGACTATTGATATGAGTAATCCTGAACATAGAGGAAAAGCGGTTGCGACAATGTATATCTCAATGGAACTCGGAATTGGTTCTGGTGCTCTTTTAGGAGGAACTTATTATAACGATCAAATCAACCGCATACCGCAAATCATCAGATTTGATATCTTAGTGCTAGTGCTTGGGATTGTATATCTGACTTATTGGGCGAGAAATAAAAGAAGAATTAAAGCCTAA